A stretch of Mycobacterium sp. ITM-2016-00316 DNA encodes these proteins:
- a CDS encoding glutamate synthase-related protein, which translates to MAGLHDPDLEKNSCGVGFLTRKDGRQTHDVIQMLHDALCAVPHRGGMSSEGVGDGAGVNLDLSVRFFADITGVADLALGQFGVGNFFLPNDPDFHSEAERVIEDALTARGLRILVKRDVPVNNRAIRPAAIKYQSPIRQWIFTAERLSDKVIHEALMAIEAVAYTRAELSGLYPLSLSARTQVLKGRLNSNEVVPYFDDLSDPRMEVHSMFFHTRFSTNTAPNTTMAQPFRFMAHNGELNTDKKNRLSDNAIALARNRAIIRPVGQSDSCRLDQTLQNRVLEDDLDLVTAVVAMMPPAWENDTTLSPQVRAMLEYFSLYEEKNDGPAALIFGDGTYIGARLDRLGLRPLRTVETDEYLGVMSEAGQVNFAPGQVTKRGRIEAGGMLYYDHREQRSYGTTEALEMLAAKHDYQDMLAVARVNLAALPAVPPESQLSPARYNGDLNRHQRYVCYSMSQEDFKFLMDPMLTTGQEKISAMGYGAAINALSNHEGGIARYFSQRFAQVTNPPLDSIREADGMTLRVALGAKPNSGAQPAPQIVIPSPILGHLDMLSIRDQQHTPVRRFGMRFRVDLQNRQANADALVAAIDALCDDIEGYARETGGIAVISDRHIETGLAPIPVIIAVSAINQRLIEQGLRLRVSVIAESGQLASSHHIATVLGFGASAVYPLAVQMRAEEKFGPDETLVTAAYQRFAKAAEKSLMKTMGRVGLCTVESYIGGEFFEPSYLDTGDPVLHRYFPNVVSVVGGVGFDTLAAAVAEWHHHALSVTGEKDVPLLGLFKERAEGSGHSYGTTAVRGFVDMTEEAISFGDEGRPENPDMTDPAFLRSLPLHQLEGAFGLDDEAYQHNSFEEMTPRAINSFDITPGYRHFVFAMNAERARRPAALRDVLALPADVNFLHTADEFRSELGQFARFGNNSFQVRGLTCVRVGDEFTLRLSHSAQRLEALAESLLRRFGADIVDHEVDVDRLWIRAQGAARDYLAMVQTAPDSMPLAAVQPASEIAATLTSGAMSHGALVASAHEAVAHGTNMVGGLSNCGEGGEHITRYGTIRGSRIKQFASGRFGVWAGYLADPMLRELEIKIGQGAKPGEGGQLPAPKVTVQIAAARGGTPGVELVSPPPHHDTYSIEDLAQLIHDCKAARVRVIVKLVSSEGIGTIAVGVAKAGADVINVAGNTGGTGAAAVTSLKYAGRSAEIGVAEVHQALVANGIRQKVVLRCSGAHQTASDVITSALLGADSFEFGTTALMMLKCVMAKNCNIKCPAGLTTNPEAFDGDPRALAQYLLNISHEVREILATLGMPSLAAARGRSDLLHLLDHPSSIGRLDLRAMLQVARGFVPEDPIYMEKDYAVDDAFLGQLDLDGVEMAPVVLTNQNKSVGGQLAIDIERRLNHQDDTGAAVVTDVRGRRYLTPDSVVITTTGSAGQSYGVFCNDGMAMTHTGTCNDGVGKSQCGGTIAVRSPGGGSTLPGGNVLIGNFALFGASGGRLFVEGEAGDRFAVRNSGATAVVEGVGEFLCEYMTNGAVFNIGGFGKGVANGMSGGFLYQYDPDAELAAKVSADSVLLAPISEAPFHEVAARTMLQWHLEATGSAKAAALLQDWDVTRLQVSYAMPRALLQYQDAEAILAAKTRKELLDELASALAGYQVHKFKRSYRHGQTVLDGAVPGYGETDTETMFALLNTYTVLNMAQRLALTRLPGVTDVADPRVAKMVRNLVLTEDFFLIQKLQRFAREAIDDFSDENLAVFIADKRITDYKDALAQRNVLSMDSLGTYGWILYQNAKNVDMIGRLPSFEELFAAQSVPDVVASLTSLESA; encoded by the coding sequence GTGGCGGGGCTCCATGATCCGGATCTGGAAAAGAACAGCTGCGGCGTCGGCTTCCTGACTCGCAAGGACGGCCGCCAGACCCATGACGTGATCCAGATGCTGCACGACGCGTTGTGCGCTGTGCCGCACCGCGGCGGCATGTCCTCCGAAGGTGTCGGCGACGGCGCCGGCGTGAACCTCGACCTCTCGGTCCGCTTTTTCGCCGATATCACCGGCGTCGCCGACCTAGCCCTCGGACAGTTCGGCGTCGGCAACTTCTTCCTGCCCAACGACCCCGACTTCCACTCCGAGGCCGAACGGGTCATCGAAGACGCATTGACCGCCCGCGGTCTGCGCATCTTGGTCAAGCGCGATGTGCCGGTCAACAACAGGGCCATCCGCCCCGCCGCCATCAAGTACCAGTCCCCGATCCGGCAGTGGATCTTCACCGCCGAACGGCTGTCCGACAAGGTCATTCACGAAGCGCTGATGGCCATCGAGGCGGTCGCCTACACCCGGGCGGAGCTGTCGGGCCTGTACCCGTTGTCGCTGAGCGCCCGCACCCAGGTGCTCAAGGGCCGGCTGAACTCGAACGAGGTGGTCCCCTACTTCGACGATCTGTCCGATCCGCGGATGGAAGTTCATTCGATGTTCTTCCACACCCGGTTCTCCACCAACACCGCACCGAACACCACGATGGCCCAACCGTTCCGGTTCATGGCGCACAACGGCGAACTGAACACCGACAAGAAGAACCGGCTCTCCGACAATGCCATCGCGCTGGCCCGCAACCGCGCCATCATCCGGCCGGTCGGCCAGTCCGACAGCTGTCGCCTCGATCAGACCCTGCAGAACCGGGTCCTGGAGGACGATCTGGATCTGGTCACTGCGGTTGTCGCGATGATGCCGCCGGCCTGGGAGAACGACACCACGCTCTCCCCGCAGGTGCGGGCCATGCTGGAGTACTTCAGCCTCTACGAGGAGAAGAACGACGGCCCGGCAGCGCTGATCTTCGGTGACGGCACCTACATCGGGGCCCGGTTGGACCGCCTGGGACTGCGGCCGCTGCGCACCGTGGAGACCGACGAGTATTTGGGCGTCATGTCCGAGGCCGGGCAGGTGAACTTCGCTCCGGGCCAGGTCACCAAGCGCGGCCGCATCGAGGCCGGCGGAATGTTGTACTACGACCACCGCGAGCAACGGTCCTACGGCACCACCGAAGCCCTGGAAATGCTTGCCGCCAAACATGATTACCAGGACATGCTGGCCGTGGCGCGGGTGAATCTCGCCGCTCTGCCCGCCGTGCCGCCGGAGAGCCAGCTGTCCCCCGCCCGGTACAACGGTGACCTCAACCGACACCAGCGCTACGTCTGCTACTCGATGAGCCAGGAAGACTTCAAGTTCCTGATGGATCCGATGCTGACCACCGGGCAGGAGAAGATCTCTGCGATGGGCTACGGCGCGGCCATCAATGCGCTGTCCAACCACGAAGGCGGGATCGCCCGCTACTTCTCGCAACGCTTCGCCCAGGTCACCAACCCGCCCCTGGACAGCATCCGCGAAGCGGACGGGATGACCCTGCGGGTCGCGCTGGGCGCCAAGCCCAACAGCGGTGCACAACCCGCACCGCAGATCGTGATCCCGTCACCGATCCTCGGTCACCTCGACATGCTGAGCATCCGCGATCAGCAGCACACCCCGGTGCGCCGCTTCGGGATGCGTTTTCGAGTGGACCTGCAGAACCGGCAGGCCAATGCCGATGCGCTGGTCGCCGCCATCGACGCCTTGTGCGATGACATCGAGGGCTACGCCCGCGAGACCGGCGGCATCGCCGTCATCTCCGACCGGCACATCGAGACCGGCCTGGCACCGATACCGGTGATCATCGCCGTCTCGGCCATCAACCAACGTCTCATCGAACAGGGCCTGCGACTGCGGGTTTCGGTGATCGCCGAGAGCGGCCAGCTGGCGTCCTCGCATCACATCGCGACGGTCCTCGGGTTCGGCGCGTCCGCGGTGTACCCGCTGGCGGTGCAGATGCGCGCCGAGGAGAAGTTCGGTCCTGATGAGACATTGGTGACCGCCGCCTACCAGCGGTTCGCCAAGGCCGCCGAGAAGTCCCTGATGAAGACCATGGGCCGGGTGGGTCTGTGCACCGTGGAGAGCTACATCGGCGGCGAGTTCTTCGAACCCAGCTACCTGGACACCGGAGATCCGGTGCTGCACCGCTACTTCCCCAACGTGGTGTCCGTGGTCGGCGGTGTCGGATTCGACACGCTGGCCGCCGCTGTCGCCGAATGGCACCACCACGCGCTGTCGGTCACCGGCGAAAAGGATGTGCCCCTGCTCGGTTTGTTCAAGGAACGCGCCGAGGGTTCCGGGCACTCCTACGGCACCACCGCTGTCCGGGGTTTCGTCGACATGACCGAGGAGGCCATCTCTTTCGGTGACGAGGGGCGACCGGAGAACCCGGACATGACCGATCCGGCGTTCCTGCGGTCGCTGCCCCTGCACCAGCTCGAGGGTGCCTTCGGCCTCGACGATGAGGCCTACCAGCACAACAGTTTCGAGGAGATGACGCCGCGGGCGATCAACAGCTTCGACATCACCCCGGGCTACCGGCACTTCGTATTCGCGATGAACGCCGAGCGTGCCCGCCGGCCCGCCGCCCTGCGCGATGTCCTGGCGTTGCCCGCCGACGTCAACTTCCTGCACACCGCCGACGAGTTCCGTTCCGAGCTCGGACAGTTCGCGCGGTTCGGCAACAACAGCTTCCAGGTCCGTGGACTGACCTGTGTTCGGGTCGGTGACGAGTTCACGCTGCGCCTGAGCCACAGCGCGCAGCGCCTGGAGGCCTTGGCGGAGTCCCTGCTGCGCCGCTTCGGCGCCGATATCGTCGACCACGAGGTCGACGTCGACCGGCTGTGGATCCGCGCGCAGGGCGCCGCCCGCGACTATCTGGCCATGGTGCAGACCGCGCCGGACTCGATGCCGCTGGCCGCGGTGCAACCCGCCAGCGAGATCGCGGCAACGCTGACATCCGGCGCCATGAGCCACGGTGCCCTGGTCGCCTCGGCGCATGAGGCCGTCGCGCACGGCACCAACATGGTGGGCGGGCTGTCCAACTGCGGTGAGGGCGGCGAGCACATCACCCGGTACGGCACCATCCGTGGCTCCCGGATCAAACAGTTCGCCTCCGGCCGGTTCGGGGTATGGGCCGGCTACCTGGCCGACCCGATGCTGCGCGAACTGGAGATCAAGATCGGCCAGGGCGCGAAACCCGGCGAGGGCGGGCAGCTCCCGGCCCCCAAGGTCACCGTGCAGATCGCGGCGGCCCGCGGCGGGACACCCGGGGTGGAACTGGTCTCTCCCCCACCGCACCACGACACCTATTCCATCGAGGACCTCGCCCAGCTCATCCACGACTGCAAGGCCGCCCGGGTACGGGTGATCGTCAAGCTGGTCTCCAGCGAGGGCATCGGCACCATCGCGGTGGGCGTCGCCAAGGCCGGCGCCGATGTCATCAACGTCGCCGGCAACACCGGCGGCACCGGCGCCGCGGCCGTCACCAGCCTCAAGTACGCCGGGCGTTCCGCCGAGATCGGCGTCGCCGAGGTACATCAGGCGCTGGTGGCCAACGGGATCCGGCAGAAGGTCGTGCTGCGCTGTTCGGGCGCACACCAGACGGCCAGCGATGTCATCACCTCGGCACTGCTCGGGGCGGACAGCTTCGAGTTCGGTACCACCGCGCTGATGATGCTCAAGTGCGTGATGGCCAAGAACTGCAACATCAAGTGCCCCGCCGGTTTGACCACCAACCCCGAGGCCTTCGACGGAGACCCGCGCGCCCTGGCGCAGTATCTGCTGAACATCTCGCACGAGGTGCGTGAGATCCTCGCCACGCTCGGCATGCCGTCCCTGGCGGCTGCCCGCGGCCGCAGCGACCTGCTTCATCTGCTCGATCACCCGTCGAGCATCGGCCGGCTGGACCTGCGCGCCATGCTGCAGGTCGCCAGGGGTTTCGTGCCCGAGGATCCGATCTACATGGAGAAGGACTACGCGGTCGACGACGCGTTCCTGGGCCAACTCGATCTCGACGGTGTCGAGATGGCGCCGGTGGTGTTGACCAACCAGAACAAGAGCGTCGGCGGGCAGCTGGCAATCGATATCGAACGCAGGCTGAACCATCAGGACGACACCGGGGCTGCGGTCGTGACGGATGTCCGTGGGCGGCGCTACCTGACCCCCGACAGCGTCGTGATCACCACAACCGGATCGGCGGGCCAGAGCTACGGGGTGTTCTGCAACGACGGTATGGCGATGACGCACACCGGAACCTGCAATGACGGCGTCGGCAAGAGCCAGTGCGGCGGCACCATCGCGGTGCGCTCCCCCGGCGGTGGATCGACCCTTCCCGGCGGCAATGTGCTGATCGGCAACTTCGCCCTGTTCGGCGCCTCCGGCGGCCGGTTGTTCGTCGAAGGCGAGGCCGGTGACCGGTTCGCGGTGCGCAACTCCGGGGCCACCGCGGTGGTCGAGGGCGTCGGAGAGTTCTTGTGCGAGTACATGACCAACGGTGCGGTGTTCAACATCGGTGGCTTCGGTAAGGGTGTCGCCAACGGGATGAGCGGCGGCTTCCTCTATCAGTACGACCCGGATGCCGAACTGGCCGCCAAGGTCAGCGCCGACTCGGTGCTGCTGGCACCCATCAGCGAGGCACCCTTCCACGAGGTCGCCGCCCGCACGATGTTGCAGTGGCACCTGGAGGCCACCGGATCGGCGAAAGCCGCTGCTCTGCTCCAGGATTGGGATGTCACGCGCCTCCAGGTCAGCTATGCGATGCCGCGGGCGCTGCTGCAGTACCAGGATGCCGAGGCGATCCTGGCGGCCAAGACGCGCAAGGAACTGCTCGACGAGTTGGCCTCCGCGCTGGCCGGTTACCAGGTGCACAAGTTCAAGCGCTCCTACCGCCACGGGCAGACGGTGCTCGACGGTGCGGTGCCCGGTTACGGCGAAACGGACACCGAGACCATGTTCGCGCTGCTGAACACCTACACCGTGCTGAACATGGCGCAGCGGCTGGCACTCACGCGACTGCCCGGGGTCACCGATGTCGCCGATCCGCGGGTCGCCAAGATGGTGCGCAACCTGGTGCTCACCGAGGACTTCTTCCTGATCCAGAAGCTGCAACGCTTCGCGCGGGAGGCCATCGACGATTTCAGCGACGAGAACCTGGCCGTGTTCATCGCCGACAAACGCATCACCGATTACAAGGATGCGCTGGCGCAGCGCAACGTGTTGTCGATGGACAGCCTGGGAACCTACGGCTGGATCCTGTATCAGAACGCCAAGAACGTCGACATGATCGGCCGCCTGCCCTCGTTCGAGGAACTGTTTGCCGCGCAATCGGTTCCGGATGTGGTGGCGTCCCTCACCTCGCTGGAGAGCGCGTAA
- a CDS encoding sulfite reductase flavoprotein subunit alpha: MKIAYIPQDAPFNEDQRAWLSGFLAGLHSRLAMNVAPPPAVPGDQSAPRPALRILYGTQTGNAEGVANDASAAAKAQGFDVLVSGLDEIELDEFAGLKYVLIVTSTYGEGEMPDNAELFWEALSASTAPRLEGVSFGVLALGDTSYDEFCQAGKLFDTRLEQLGAARVVPRADCDVDYEAQAAEWIQSAVSALVPSSGASGAPSTPPPSAVARSGWTRKNPFVADIVVNRLLSGPGSDKEIRHFEFDLADSGIEYVAGDALAVIPENDPVLVDAIAGHFRVSADTLVGDEPLGDLLGHRYEISAPSKDLLGEVERRAENPELSHVLRGGVKETLERWLYGKDILDVLSIAGDDLSLEEFVGLLKPLQHRAYSISSSALAHPDRIHLTVASVRYHNSGRMRGGVCSTFLADRGTESKIFLQPNKSFRVPADDDAPMVMVGPGTGVAPFRAFLQEREQRGAGGRNWLFFGDQHRAHDFAYADEIAAWQDSGLLNRLDLAFSRDQADKIYVQTRMREHGRELFGWLEEGGHFYVCGDATRMAKDVDKALHDIVATHGGLDADGAVEYVNSLKREKRYVRDVY, encoded by the coding sequence ATGAAGATCGCATACATCCCCCAGGACGCTCCGTTCAACGAGGACCAGCGCGCCTGGCTGTCGGGTTTCCTGGCCGGCCTGCACTCCCGGCTCGCGATGAACGTCGCGCCGCCACCGGCCGTCCCCGGTGACCAGTCCGCGCCGCGTCCGGCGCTGCGCATCCTGTACGGCACCCAGACCGGCAACGCCGAGGGCGTGGCCAACGATGCGTCGGCCGCTGCCAAGGCACAGGGCTTCGATGTGTTGGTCAGCGGACTCGACGAGATCGAACTCGACGAGTTCGCCGGACTCAAGTACGTGCTGATCGTCACCTCCACCTACGGCGAGGGCGAGATGCCCGACAACGCCGAACTGTTCTGGGAGGCGCTGTCGGCGTCGACCGCACCGCGCCTGGAGGGCGTGTCCTTCGGGGTGCTGGCACTCGGCGACACCAGCTACGACGAGTTCTGCCAGGCCGGAAAGCTATTCGACACCCGCCTGGAGCAGCTCGGTGCCGCGCGGGTGGTGCCTCGCGCCGACTGCGATGTCGACTACGAGGCCCAGGCCGCCGAATGGATCCAGTCCGCCGTCTCGGCGCTGGTACCCAGCTCCGGGGCCAGCGGCGCACCGAGCACGCCACCGCCGAGCGCGGTGGCGCGTTCCGGGTGGACACGCAAGAACCCCTTCGTCGCGGACATCGTCGTCAACCGCCTGCTGTCGGGGCCCGGCTCGGACAAGGAGATCCGGCACTTCGAATTCGACCTGGCCGACAGCGGGATCGAGTACGTCGCCGGCGACGCGCTGGCCGTCATCCCGGAGAACGACCCGGTGCTGGTGGACGCCATCGCCGGGCACTTCCGGGTTTCGGCCGACACCCTGGTCGGCGATGAGCCGCTCGGGGATCTGCTGGGCCACCGGTACGAGATCAGCGCTCCGTCAAAGGATCTGCTCGGCGAGGTGGAACGGCGAGCGGAGAACCCCGAGCTGTCACATGTTCTGCGCGGCGGGGTGAAGGAGACTCTGGAGCGCTGGCTGTACGGCAAGGACATCTTGGACGTGCTGAGCATCGCCGGGGATGACCTCAGCCTCGAGGAGTTCGTCGGACTACTCAAACCGCTTCAGCACCGGGCGTATTCGATCTCGTCGAGCGCGCTGGCACATCCCGACCGGATCCACCTCACGGTGGCCAGCGTGCGGTACCACAACAGCGGACGGATGCGCGGCGGGGTCTGCTCGACGTTCCTGGCCGACCGTGGCACGGAGTCCAAGATCTTCCTGCAACCCAACAAGTCTTTCCGGGTGCCGGCCGATGACGACGCTCCGATGGTCATGGTGGGCCCGGGCACCGGGGTGGCGCCGTTCCGCGCGTTCCTCCAGGAGCGCGAGCAGCGTGGCGCCGGCGGACGCAACTGGCTGTTCTTCGGCGATCAGCACCGCGCGCATGATTTCGCCTACGCCGACGAGATCGCAGCGTGGCAGGACTCCGGACTGTTGAATCGGTTGGACCTGGCGTTCTCTCGCGATCAGGCCGACAAGATTTATGTGCAGACCCGGATGCGCGAACACGGTCGGGAGCTGTTCGGGTGGCTCGAAGAGGGCGGCCACTTCTATGTGTGCGGTGACGCGACCCGGATGGCCAAGGATGTCGACAAGGCGCTGCACGATATCGTCGCCACCCACGGCGGGCTGGACGCCGACGGTGCCGTCGAGTACGTCAACTCGCTGAAACGCGAGAAGCGGTACGTACGCGATGTGTACTGA
- a CDS encoding Hsp20/alpha crystallin family protein — translation MLRFDPFGDAVTRDIFATQAGSGRVPRFMPMDLYKVDDHYVLTADLPGVDPGSVDVSVDNGTMTLTAHRSARSDEAVQWLSNERFSGTYRRQLSLGDGVDCSRISATYENGVLTVSIPLAERAKPRRIDVAHAGATRTIESSTVDSS, via the coding sequence GTGCTTCGTTTTGATCCGTTTGGTGACGCTGTGACTCGGGACATCTTCGCGACCCAGGCCGGCTCCGGCCGGGTGCCGCGATTCATGCCGATGGACCTCTACAAGGTCGACGATCATTACGTACTCACTGCCGACCTGCCGGGGGTCGATCCCGGATCGGTCGACGTCAGTGTCGACAACGGGACGATGACCTTGACCGCGCATCGCAGCGCACGGTCGGATGAGGCGGTCCAGTGGTTGTCGAACGAACGGTTCTCCGGCACCTACCGCCGCCAACTGTCCCTGGGCGACGGAGTCGACTGCTCGCGCATCTCGGCCACCTACGAGAATGGTGTTCTGACGGTGAGCATTCCGCTCGCCGAGCGGGCCAAGCCGCGCCGCATCGACGTCGCGCACGCGGGAGCCACCCGCACCATCGAGTCGTCCACCGTCGACTCGAGCTAA
- a CDS encoding sulfate/molybdate ABC transporter ATP-binding protein, with amino-acid sequence MSGVRVAARLEQRDVEFDVSLDDGEVLAVLGPNGAGKSTLLMLIAGLLRPDTGRIELGDTVLTDTDAGTFLPTHARGVAMLSQQAMLFPHMNVTANVGYAPRCRGLSRRAARTAARRWLAAVGAADLADRTPAELSGGQAQRVALARALAAEPALLLLDEPMAALDVSAAPAMRRLLREVLGDTGRTAIIVTHDLLDALAIADKVIVVDRGRIVERGPVREVLTTPRSEFAATIAGVNLVSGSITEPGILRTSWGADLSGMSELPVGAPAIALFRPAAVAVHLSAPRASPRNVIAVTITELDIHGTTVRVRGVDPRDDRTALAADITAAAAAELDLEPGKSVYFVVKTQEVQLHPALAPMM; translated from the coding sequence GTGAGCGGGGTGCGGGTGGCGGCCCGCCTGGAGCAACGCGATGTCGAGTTCGACGTGTCTCTCGACGATGGCGAGGTGCTGGCCGTGTTGGGCCCCAACGGCGCCGGGAAGTCGACGCTGCTGATGCTGATCGCCGGTCTGCTGCGACCGGACACCGGGCGCATCGAACTCGGGGACACCGTCCTGACCGACACCGATGCGGGGACGTTCCTGCCCACCCACGCCCGCGGGGTGGCCATGTTGTCGCAGCAGGCGATGCTGTTCCCGCACATGAATGTCACCGCCAACGTCGGCTACGCGCCGCGGTGCCGGGGCCTGTCGCGCCGCGCGGCCCGCACGGCCGCCCGGCGCTGGCTCGCCGCCGTCGGCGCCGCTGACCTGGCCGACCGCACACCCGCCGAGTTGTCGGGCGGGCAGGCGCAGCGCGTGGCGCTGGCACGAGCCCTGGCCGCCGAGCCGGCGCTACTGCTGCTCGACGAACCGATGGCCGCCCTCGATGTCAGCGCCGCCCCGGCGATGCGCCGCCTGCTACGCGAGGTGCTCGGCGACACCGGCCGCACCGCGATCATCGTCACCCACGATCTGCTCGACGCCCTGGCCATCGCCGACAAGGTCATCGTGGTGGACAGGGGGCGCATCGTGGAGCGCGGTCCGGTCCGCGAGGTACTGACCACCCCGCGCAGCGAGTTCGCCGCGACCATCGCCGGAGTCAACCTGGTATCTGGCTCCATCACCGAGCCCGGAATCCTCCGGACATCCTGGGGCGCTGATCTTTCCGGCATGTCCGAGCTACCGGTCGGTGCACCCGCGATTGCGCTGTTCCGGCCGGCCGCGGTCGCGGTGCACCTGAGTGCTCCGCGCGCCAGCCCGCGCAATGTCATCGCGGTGACCATCACCGAACTCGACATCCACGGCACCACCGTGCGGGTCCGGGGCGTCGATCCCCGCGATGACCGCACCGCGCTGGCCGCCGATATCACCGCCGCGGCGGCCGCCGAACTGGATCTGGAGCCCGGCAAGAGCGTGTACTTCGTGGTGAAAACGCAGGAAGTGCAACTTCATCCGGCGCTGGCACCAATGATGTAG
- a CDS encoding CsbD family protein: MADSGPENAVSGIVEDVKGKAKEVAGIVTDNDSLREEGKAQQDKADAQRDVAKKEAEAEAARGAAGAAEARQESAEHAK, encoded by the coding sequence ATGGCTGACAGTGGACCCGAGAACGCCGTGAGCGGCATTGTCGAAGACGTCAAGGGCAAGGCCAAGGAAGTTGCCGGCATCGTGACCGACAATGACTCCCTGCGCGAAGAAGGCAAGGCTCAGCAGGACAAGGCCGACGCGCAGCGCGATGTCGCCAAGAAGGAAGCCGAAGCCGAGGCCGCGCGTGGCGCAGCCGGCGCCGCCGAGGCGCGCCAGGAGTCGGCGGAACACGCGAAATAG
- a CDS encoding potassium transporter Kup, giving the protein MLEDKPVESPAAPEIRPLRPAIIVGALGVVFGDIGTSPIYTLQTVFNPADPHPVPLDEANVYGVVSLIFWSVMLIVTFTYVTLVMRADNHGEGGIMALITLLRRGASTRGHRTAIALGFLGLFGAALFFGDSMITPAISVLSAVEGLKTIEPDLKDWVVPITAVIIVALFSVQRHGTAVVGRFFGPVMIVWFVAIGACGISGIAANPGILAALSPTHAIAFLSGHFHIAFFALAAIVLAVTGAEALYADMGHFGRRAIVIGWLGLVLPACTLNYFGQGALLLHDDNVHTAPFFLLAPEWARLPLVLLATAATVIASQAVITGAFSVVSQAVQLGYLPRLRITHTSAKAIGQIYVPWINWVLMVSVITLVFAFETSAALAYAFGMAVSGTITITTLLFMYYARQQWKWPLWVLVIGGGALLVVDLMFFAANLTKLVHGAWLPLAIAVFAFTVMTTWQRGRHLVTDSRRAIEGPLRPFIDELADRRPPLARVPGTSVFLNRSDDTTPLAMRANVEHNHVLHEHVIIVSVETLPVPRLSEDQRITVDTLGYRDDGIVHVTVHAGYMERPDVPAALRMLPATLTEGGVDLDRASFFLSHLELVPGDSTDMTGWRKRLFVATSFLTADAAGYFHLPQDRTILVGSRMEV; this is encoded by the coding sequence ATGCTCGAAGACAAACCCGTAGAGAGCCCGGCGGCACCCGAGATCCGGCCGCTGCGTCCGGCCATCATCGTCGGCGCGCTCGGTGTGGTCTTCGGCGATATCGGCACCAGCCCCATCTACACCCTCCAGACGGTGTTCAACCCGGCCGATCCGCATCCGGTGCCGCTCGACGAGGCGAACGTGTATGGGGTTGTCTCCCTGATCTTCTGGTCGGTCATGCTGATCGTCACCTTCACCTACGTCACCCTGGTCATGCGTGCCGACAACCACGGCGAGGGCGGCATCATGGCACTGATCACGCTGCTGCGGCGCGGTGCGAGCACCCGGGGTCACCGGACCGCCATCGCCCTCGGCTTCCTGGGACTCTTCGGCGCAGCCCTGTTCTTCGGTGACTCCATGATCACGCCCGCGATCTCGGTGCTGTCGGCGGTCGAGGGCCTCAAGACCATCGAACCCGACCTGAAGGACTGGGTGGTGCCGATCACCGCGGTGATCATCGTGGCGCTGTTCAGCGTGCAGCGCCACGGCACGGCGGTCGTCGGCCGGTTCTTCGGACCCGTGATGATCGTCTGGTTCGTCGCGATCGGTGCCTGCGGAATCAGCGGCATCGCCGCCAATCCGGGCATCCTCGCCGCGCTGTCACCGACCCACGCCATCGCGTTCCTCAGCGGGCACTTCCACATCGCCTTCTTCGCGCTGGCCGCGATCGTGCTCGCCGTCACCGGGGCCGAGGCGCTGTACGCCGATATGGGGCATTTCGGGCGGCGGGCCATCGTGATCGGCTGGCTGGGCCTCGTGCTGCCGGCCTGCACCCTCAACTATTTCGGCCAGGGTGCGCTGCTGCTGCACGACGACAACGTGCACACCGCGCCGTTCTTCTTGCTCGCCCCGGAGTGGGCGCGGCTGCCGTTGGTCCTACTGGCCACCGCGGCCACGGTGATCGCCTCACAGGCGGTGATCACCGGCGCCTTCTCGGTGGTCTCGCAGGCCGTTCAGCTGGGATACCTGCCCCGGCTGCGGATCACGCACACTTCAGCGAAGGCCATCGGGCAGATCTACGTGCCGTGGATCAATTGGGTGCTGATGGTCTCGGTCATCACGCTGGTGTTCGCGTTCGAAACCTCCGCGGCGTTGGCCTACGCCTTCGGCATGGCGGTGAGCGGCACCATCACGATCACCACCTTGTTGTTCATGTATTACGCACGCCAGCAATGGAAGTGGCCGCTGTGGGTGCTGGTGATCGGTGGCGGCGCGCTGCTGGTGGTCGACCTGATGTTCTTCGCGGCGAACCTGACGAAGTTGGTGCACGGCGCGTGGCTGCCGCTGGCGATCGCCGTCTTCGCGTTCACCGTGATGACGACCTGGCAGCGCGGCAGGCACCTGGTGACCGACTCGCGGCGGGCGATCGAGGGACCGCTACGCCCGTTCATCGACGAATTGGCCGACCGTAGGCCCCCGCTGGCGCGCGTGCCCGGCACGTCGGTCTTTCTCAACCGCAGCGATGACACCACCCCGCTGGCCATGCGCGCCAACGTCGAGCACAACCATGTCCTGCACGAGCACGTCATCATCGTGTCGGTGGAGACGCTGCCGGTGCCACGACTGTCCGAGGACCAACGGATCACGGTCGACACGCTCGGGTACCGCGACGACGGCATCGTGCACGTCACGGTGCACGCCGGCTACATGGAGCGACCCGATGTCCCGGCGGCGCTGCGGATGCTTCCGGCGACACTCACCGAGGGCGGCGTCGATCTGGACCGCGCGTCCTTCTTCCTGTCCCATCTGGAGTTGGTCCCCGGTGACAGCACCGACATGACGGGCTGGCGCAAAAGGCTCTTCGTGGCGACGTCGTTCCTCACCGCCGATGCCGCCGGCTATTTCCACCTGCCCCAGGATCGGACGATTCTCGTGGGATCCCGGATGGAAGTGTGA